The proteins below are encoded in one region of Methanobacterium sp.:
- a CDS encoding ABC transporter substrate-binding protein, with the protein MKDQKIKAVAIIGVIIIVSVIGIYIFSSGFNLSGETTDMMGRSIAVPDEINKTYAMSESITVPLYMLAPDKMIAWNSNRTSSENRYLSSQYQNLPILKGGKQNADYDAIIAQNPDVVFVGHGEDKETVNKIQEKFGQIPVLDVEGDNNLTDIVPSLKFMGKVLGEENKSNELVSFYNNVSGKVKNTVSSIPESEKKKVYYAKGENGLSTFAPGSPQVQLITICGGVNVVQSPASKGGMGVSMELVSQWNPDVIITSDSQFYQNVYTNQSWQNVNAVKNKQVYLAPQSPFNWFENPPGANTIIGIPWTAKVIYPDKFSDMDLKNLTKEFYSAFYHYNLTDGEVSDILSSSGLTQF; encoded by the coding sequence ATGAAGGATCAAAAAATCAAGGCAGTGGCCATAATTGGAGTTATAATTATTGTTAGTGTGATTGGAATTTACATCTTTTCTTCTGGCTTTAACCTATCCGGCGAGACCACAGATATGATGGGGAGAAGTATTGCTGTGCCTGATGAAATCAATAAAACCTACGCCATGTCGGAATCCATCACTGTGCCCCTTTACATGCTCGCCCCAGATAAGATGATTGCCTGGAATTCTAACCGAACCTCGTCAGAAAACCGCTACCTATCTTCCCAGTACCAAAATCTCCCTATTTTAAAAGGAGGTAAGCAAAATGCAGACTATGATGCCATCATAGCCCAGAATCCAGATGTGGTATTTGTGGGTCATGGGGAGGATAAGGAAACTGTCAACAAAATCCAGGAAAAATTTGGCCAGATCCCGGTTCTGGATGTGGAAGGAGATAACAATCTCACCGATATCGTGCCCTCCCTTAAATTCATGGGAAAAGTTTTAGGAGAAGAGAATAAATCCAATGAACTGGTTAGTTTCTACAACAATGTTTCAGGTAAGGTTAAAAACACAGTTTCAAGTATTCCGGAATCTGAGAAAAAGAAAGTTTACTATGCCAAGGGTGAAAATGGTTTAAGCACTTTTGCACCGGGTTCTCCTCAGGTTCAACTTATAACCATTTGTGGTGGGGTGAATGTGGTACAGTCCCCGGCAAGTAAGGGAGGTATGGGAGTTTCCATGGAACTGGTTTCCCAATGGAATCCAGATGTCATCATCACCAGTGATTCACAGTTCTACCAAAACGTTTACACCAACCAGTCCTGGCAGAATGTGAATGCAGTGAAAAACAAGCAAGTATACTTGGCACCACAATCCCCCTTTAACTGGTTTGAAAACCCACCCGGGGCCAACACCATTATTGGAATACCATGGACTGCCAAAGTAATTTATCCTGATAAATTCAGTGATATGGATCTTAAAAACCTCACCAAAGAATTTTACAGTGCATTCTACCATTATAATTTAACTGATGGGGAAGTGTCGGATATACTGAGCTCTTCAGGGTTAACACAATTTTAA
- a CDS encoding chitobiase/beta-hexosaminidase C-terminal domain-containing protein — translation MGKTKRISILLMIGVILCISTVSTVAAEDNSNMAVISPNRDVNLSVSNDNGTRFDNNGNDSYNFFNTLQGSSQGMNELHITNDSGNAYGSVVSSNDTSGTFYVSNTGGRGWNDAGIIMVAINGTIRDNFALTITTSGYTWVPVDKSSTPAYSALTYNLVALNETFYKSDFIYGPQIWKPAPGPNNYNVPIFYGQDMTNTTNTFSILFIDLYAGILKSSLYSGLMDNGMIKVQYTIVGLSGGQMVSFNVYGYSNDSNQGQGIRWTNRIVDSGSSGYTVTGTDFTAPTVQASPNTGTYNTVQSVTLSADEPATIYYTTDGSDPTTSSNQYTAPININTTTTLKFMAIDTAGNQGTTQTETYTIDTTAPTIQANPSGGNYNTAQSVVLTADDESATTIYYTTDGTTPTTTSTQYTTPININTTTTLKFMAIDTAGNQGTVQTETYNIDTTAPTIQANPTGGNYNTAQTITLTPNETATIYYTTDGTTPTTTSTQYTTPININTTTTLKFMAIDTFGNQGTVQTETYNIKSDVYVQITPSITNPTVGDQVTYTFKLGNNGPGDAHNIVFTYVIPEGVEYAGANVDQGTVNYDLTTRTLTWTVGSVAAGVDPYLWLNLNIQSAGTYNILPTVTVAGYNPGLTNNIGTLQVTAAPKTSTENTSSPTNTETVNAATTTQTIPMKTTGMPITALISALFMIGSGLALSRKN, via the coding sequence ATGGGAAAAACTAAACGAATATCTATTCTGCTCATGATTGGTGTGATTTTATGCATATCCACCGTGAGTACAGTTGCCGCCGAGGATAACAGTAATATGGCTGTTATTTCCCCTAATAGAGATGTTAATCTTTCAGTATCCAATGATAATGGAACAAGGTTCGATAACAATGGGAACGATAGCTACAATTTCTTCAACACCCTGCAAGGTTCTTCACAGGGAATGAACGAACTGCACATAACCAATGATAGTGGTAATGCTTATGGTAGCGTGGTATCATCCAATGATACATCAGGAACATTTTATGTGAGTAATACTGGTGGCCGTGGTTGGAATGATGCAGGGATAATTATGGTAGCCATCAATGGAACCATACGGGATAACTTCGCCTTAACCATAACCACCAGCGGATACACTTGGGTTCCTGTAGATAAAAGTAGTACTCCAGCTTACAGTGCCTTGACTTACAATCTTGTTGCCCTGAACGAAACTTTCTACAAATCTGATTTTATCTACGGACCACAAATCTGGAAGCCCGCTCCTGGACCAAACAATTACAATGTTCCTATTTTCTATGGTCAGGACATGACTAACACAACCAACACATTTAGTATATTGTTCATTGATCTTTACGCAGGCATACTTAAAAGCTCTTTATACAGCGGACTTATGGATAATGGTATGATCAAAGTCCAATACACTATTGTTGGCTTGTCTGGAGGGCAAATGGTTTCATTTAATGTCTATGGATATTCAAATGATTCCAACCAGGGCCAGGGAATACGATGGACCAACCGGATAGTTGACTCTGGAAGTTCAGGATATACAGTAACTGGTACTGATTTCACTGCTCCAACAGTTCAGGCAAGTCCAAATACCGGTACTTACAACACCGTTCAAAGTGTAACCCTAAGTGCCGATGAACCCGCCACCATATACTACACTACCGATGGTTCAGATCCAACCACAAGCAGCAACCAATACACCGCACCAATCAACATCAACACCACAACCACCCTAAAATTCATGGCAATCGACACAGCCGGAAACCAAGGCACAACACAAACCGAAACCTACACCATCGACACCACAGCACCAACAATCCAAGCAAACCCTAGTGGAGGAAATTACAATACCGCACAATCCGTTGTTTTAACAGCTGACGATGAAAGTGCAACCACAATCTACTACACCACCGACGGAACAACACCAACCACCACCAGCACCCAATACACCACACCAATCAACATCAACACCACAACCACCCTAAAATTCATGGCAATCGACACAGCCGGAAACCAGGGAACCGTACAAACCGAAACCTACAACATCGACACCACAGCACCAACAATCCAAGCAAACCCAACCGGCGGTAACTACAACACTGCACAAACCATTACCCTAACACCCAACGAAACAGCCACCATCTACTACACAACCGACGGCACAACACCAACCACCACCAGCACCCAATACACCACACCAATCAACATCAACACCACAACCACCCTAAAATTCATGGCTATCGACACATTCGGAAACCAAGGAACAGTACAAACCGAAACCTACAACATCAAATCCGATGTCTACGTACAAATCACTCCATCCATCACCAACCCCACAGTTGGTGACCAAGTAACCTACACCTTCAAACTAGGAAACAACGGACCCGGAGACGCACATAACATAGTATTCACCTACGTAATACCCGAAGGAGTAGAATACGCAGGCGCAAACGTAGACCAAGGAACAGTAAACTACGACCTAACAACAAGAACACTAACCTGGACAGTAGGAAGCGTAGCAGCCGGAGTTGACCCATACCTATGGCTCAACCTCAACATACAAAGCGCTGGAACATACAACATACTACCAACCGTAACCGTAGCCGGATACAACCCAGGACTAACCAACAACATCGGAACCCTACAAGTAACCGCAGCACCAAAAACAAGTACAGAAAACACAAGCTCACCAACAAACACAGAAACAGTAAATGCAGCAACAACCACGCAAACAATACCAATGAAAACCACCGGAATGCCAATAACAGCACTAATATCAGCACTATTCATGATAGGAAGTGGATTAGCCTTAAGCAGGAAAAATTAA
- a CDS encoding chitobiase/beta-hexosaminidase C-terminal domain-containing protein codes for MKKHAIPIVILFFVALALCGSASADSVSGTTISSQSDMNTTNLSSNRHIFINMSNYEGAKYNNDSAYYAGPNGTYYILAEGGGLNQLHITNSTANAYGQVNVINATSTSSSGVFYITTTGGRGYNDDIILLLSVKGPISDDFSITIISSGYNWTLTGAAPTTDAINYVNGAVNETFTKSDFQYGPHVYKPGPGTLGVWSLPLYYGQNTSDPSTAEYLMFIDLYVGNIRTAAIDNGAVKVEYTFNNLNTKASFNSYAWTVGGKDGEGISWTNKVILGDAQSSGYTVNYSPVTPVADFSANTTSGNAPLNVQFTDTSSNYPTSWIWDFGDGSSTSTEQNPTHTYTKPGNYTVTLTAINAAGNSTQTLNITAIDVIPPTVTANPVGGLFNTTQTITLTTNEPATIYYTTDGTTPTSSSTQYTTPININTTTTLKFMAIDAAGNQGTVQTETYTIDTTAPTVQANPVGGNYNNTQTITLTPNETATIYYTTDGTTPTTTSTQYTGPIN; via the coding sequence GTGAAAAAACACGCAATACCAATAGTAATCCTATTTTTTGTAGCATTAGCCCTTTGTGGAAGCGCATCCGCAGACAGTGTAAGTGGAACTACGATTTCCAGCCAGTCAGACATGAACACAACGAATCTTTCGTCCAACAGGCACATATTCATCAACATGTCCAACTATGAAGGAGCGAAGTACAACAATGACAGCGCCTATTACGCCGGTCCCAACGGTACCTACTACATTTTAGCAGAGGGAGGGGGACTAAACCAGCTCCACATCACTAACAGTACAGCTAATGCTTACGGACAGGTGAACGTTATCAACGCCACAAGCACATCTTCATCAGGTGTGTTTTACATAACCACCACAGGAGGTAGAGGATACAACGATGATATAATTCTTCTCTTATCAGTGAAGGGACCTATATCAGATGATTTTTCCATAACCATCATTTCAAGTGGTTACAACTGGACACTTACAGGTGCCGCACCCACAACTGACGCTATTAATTACGTAAATGGTGCGGTGAATGAGACTTTCACAAAGTCTGACTTCCAGTACGGACCCCATGTCTACAAACCCGGTCCTGGAACATTAGGAGTATGGTCTCTGCCACTTTACTATGGCCAGAACACCAGCGATCCCTCAACAGCAGAATATCTTATGTTCATCGATCTGTACGTTGGAAACATAAGAACGGCAGCCATAGATAACGGTGCTGTGAAAGTTGAATACACTTTCAACAATCTGAACACAAAAGCTTCATTCAACTCATACGCATGGACAGTAGGTGGAAAAGATGGTGAGGGAATCAGCTGGACAAACAAAGTTATATTGGGAGACGCACAATCTAGCGGTTACACAGTTAACTACTCCCCTGTGACTCCTGTTGCAGATTTCTCAGCCAACACCACATCTGGTAACGCACCTTTAAACGTGCAGTTCACAGACACCAGTAGCAACTACCCAACCTCATGGATATGGGACTTCGGAGACGGCAGCAGCACAAGCACAGAACAAAACCCCACACACACCTACACCAAACCAGGAAACTACACAGTAACTCTCACAGCAATCAACGCAGCAGGAAACAGCACACAAACACTGAACATCACAGCGATAGACGTCATACCACCTACAGTAACCGCAAATCCAGTTGGAGGATTGTTCAACACCACACAAACTATTACACTAACCACCAACGAACCCGCCACCATCTACTACACCACCGACGGCACAACACCAACCAGCAGCAGCACACAATACACCACACCCATAAACATCAACACCACAACCACCCTAAAATTCATGGCAATCGATGCAGCCGGAAACCAAGGAACCGTGCAAACCGAAACCTACACCATCGACACCACAGCACCAACAGTCCAAGCAAACCCTGTCGGAGGAAACTACAACAACACACAAACTATAACCCTAACACCCAATGAAACAGCCACTATTTACTACACCACCGACGGAACAACACCAACCACCACCAGCACACAATACACCGGACCAATCAACA